agtggtcatgggttcgagtcaggaaacagcctctttgtGAAGTAGGGGTAAGTCTGCATATATTTACGATCCTCCCTAGGCCTTGTAATGATGAAAGCAAACACTGGATACTccctctttttcattttttattttttgtggggggttggggtggggggaagaagggaaggagggtTAAAGGCCATCATTTTCATATTCTCAAGAATTCTTGAAAAGAACATCTAATTGATGGGTTTTTTTGGGTGTCAAGTTAGTGAAAAGCGAAGAGGTGCCACAAAGCCTCAGACAAGGCAAGctagaagaaaaatcaaggaCCAAATGGACAACCACAAATTAGGTCTCCGTATCTTGGAATGAAAGTAGTATAGGGCCAATCTTAGTCCGTAATTCTGTCCAGCATCAATGCCATGACCATCCAAATCGTCATTTTTAAGGCACTTTGAAGATGTCTTAGAGTCGTGCAAAGGGCCAGCTGAAGAAGGATGGTTATGAGTGATTATTATTTCTCAAAGACCTTGTGCAGCTTGATTAATTctagatccttttttttttttttttttaaatattttttggtCGAATTCTAGATCAAAGTTAAAAGTATAGAAAGATCGAAGCTAACTAGGGCTTGCTTAATTTCATCTTCTATCTCCAAGTTCCACCAAAGTTTCTTATTAGAACTTCTGAAACAAGTCAACAACCATGATTGGACCAGAAACTAAACAGTATTTCAGGAGATTCTTATTAGAACTTCTGAAACAAGTCAACAACCATGATTGGACCAGAAACTAAACAGTATTTCAGGAGAACACCATTAAAGTATTTCAGGAGTCCACCATTAAAAGCTTCTGTAATCTGTACCATCATTCTTCACCAAGAAAATCTGTACCATCATTTAACCagacaacaataaaaaaaaaagaaaaaaaataatttcagttgaatttctctctcttatctttcTTTATCCAAACCCACACAGACATGAAACAAACAATTCAAAGGCATTAAATTACTTATTTTGGCACCTTCCATATATGTAACTATTAATAGAGGTTACAAAGCTTACTGAACCCATAAGGGCTTAGTATAATTATCATGTACACAATCATCAAAATTATATATGAATAACTTAATATAGTACTATATACAAGATTAatataccctaaccctaaaaaaCTGCAGCATTTCCTGCAATACTGCCTTACTTTctattccctttttttccctcttctgaAACCCAGTTTTTGATATTCTTTGTTTTTATTACCCACCGAGTACACTCTTCAGTTGTGAATAGGAGGCTTTCTCTTTGCTGGAGAATAATCCATCCTTGTTATGTCTATAATATCTGGGTGGTGCTCTGGAGCCATCTTCCCTTGTCCAGAAGCCGCTGGCGATGATTCAACTGAGAAGTTCTCCTTATTAGTACCATCCAATCCCTCATCGCTCAGTAGGTGGCCATGCTTTGGTGTGGGTTCCATTTTGGTCCCTCCTCCACTGTTCTTCACACTCTAATATATTGGAGCATAGAATCAATcatttatgagagagagagagagagagagagagagagagagagagagagagagagagagagagagaggtatgtAGGTTTTAATTTCCTTAAAAGTAGACCAACCTTTGAATATGTAGAGGTTGAAGAGGTAGAGGAGTTCTCAATAAGTTTTCTGCTTCTTCCTGCACCAATATATAGAGTAGAGCTTCTTAAGATTTAATTTCAAacctaaataattttttttttttttttgcatgttagtCATTATATGTTATCTTGTGTGCTCCACACGGAAGGCCGAAGTAATAATCCCATAAGAGATGTTAGTAGTCCGATGTGAAGACTTAAAGGGTACTTGGACACCCTCTCCTTAGCGAACAAGCTTGAGAGCTTGTAGTGATATAAGGAGAAACTTGGACACAATTTCTTGCTAGATTACATCATTAGGTGTTTTATGTTTTCTTCCAAAACCCAGTCCTAATGTCAGATGTGAAGCAATATTTAGTGTTTAAAACCAGTCAAAAGATGGAACACTAGACATAGGGAGATTCAATGGTGCTTGGGTTTGTGACTCTCCTAGACCATAGTAATCTTCTCTTAATGGTACCTGAACAGTGCCCATCTCTGCAAAGAACAGCAACAGCCTTTCCAACACCAtcactttcttttttcaaacttctttcattttcttcctgcATCACCACACCTTTTCaccattaaaatcaaaacacaaAGAATAGAGAAAACCCAGTTTAGATAATTCAAAAATGTGTTCATATGAATCATTACAACATGAAAATTCAAATACCCACATGGAATATCTGATGACCAGCTGATGAGAACTCTTGTTGCAGTACTCTAATACCTAAATTTCAGACAAAGAGAAAATCAAATTAGACAATAGTGTTAAAAGAACAACCACCCACTCATTCCTATATGTTCAACAGCTATAAAGTGCATACCTTGAACCTCTACAAGAAGAAAGAGCATGAGAAAGACTAGCAAATCAAGCCTCATTCTGTTCTAGGTTGAACTGAAAAGAGGAAGctaggagaagaaggagaagaagaaaatgagatgggtttcctttgtttctttctttcactcTTAGAACTTTGAGATGTGCAAGGCCTTGAGTGGTCGATAACTTGTCTTGTGcttgtctatatatatatatactaaaagAATAGTACACTTGCTTTCTTATATAAATGTACCTATCCAAATTTGTCTCTTACTAAACTATGTTCCTTTTTGAGGGACTTTGGATCCCCATTCAGATTTCTCAAGTGCCCACAAAGTATTTAAACCAGGCTCACCTTGTCGGTTGGGTTGGTTGTCATGGGATGTGCGTTAATGTTAATGGCTTGAGCAGTAGGAGACAAGAACTGCATAATTAAGCAGATTAATTTGGGTGTATGAGTTAGATTTGCATTAAAAGCATATGTGATCCAACCAAACCAGTGAAGCAAATGATGAGCAAATTAAAAGAGCCTTAAGGCCGTGCAGATCTACGAAGTATAATTTATGGTTCAATGATTCAAACTCATATAATAAATCCATTATAATTGAGAATAATATTCCTTGCACTAGTCGTGTACAACAATGAGTATATATACAGTTAGAAcaaaggctgcgtttggtaatgttccAGGAAAACGTTTtcggagttttttcgttctacggaaagaaaaaatggaataaagtgtttggtgcatttatggtgtgtttcatttttttttttttttggaaaaaaaaaacccccgctagaaacgagaattgacggAATGACTAAAGGTACTTTCGTCCTTCCaatttcgttaaaaaaaaaaaggtattttgacatagaaactgcaatttccgtttttgacatgaaacatcGTTTCTAGAACAAAAACATTACCAAACCTAGCTAAAGTGTGATGCTCAAGTATCCTATACAAAGTAGGTTATATAAGGGTTACATGTGATATCAACTTGCCATAGATATCCAAACTCTAAAGCAAGAGTGATTCTAGAGATGGAAACCAAATATAGGATTGTTCTAAATAGAAGATCCCATCTATCGGTAGATACGCCCCCTTAAGGTGAGGGTTCGACTTGTCCTGAAGAAACTGGAAACGGGCAGTGGCTAGGCCTTTGGTTATAATATCAGCCAACTAATCCTTGATGGATATAAATTGGACCTGCATCTCCCATTTGGCAACTTTATCATAAACAAAGTGAAAATCTatttcaatgtgctttgtttgGGTGTGAAAATCAGATTAGCGGAGAGGCTTAGACTAGAGCACATTGAGTTCACGTAACAAGGATTTTAACCAAGTGATTTCTATGGAGACGTCTACAAGTGCTTTGTAatacaacaatctttttcttgtGTGAGGACCAAGAGATGAGATTAGGTCCAAGGAAGATAGCAAAGTCACCGGTAGACTTTCGGTCATTAGAGTTTCCATTCCAATCAGCATCGTGTATGTTTGAAGTTGAAGACTAGCCGAATGAGAGAGTATGATGCCCTAGGAGCTGGTGGACTTGGGATAATGAAGCATGCACTTTACCAAGAACCAGTTCTCTTTGGttggagcatgcataaactgacatGTTTGATATGGTCTCTTATCTTCTCACTCATTTTGATATCATATCAATCCATGATTTTTGAGAATAATATTCCTTGCATTAGTTGTGTACAACAGTGAATATATATACAGTTACAAAGTGTGTTTCCCAAGTATTCTATACAGAGAAGGGTTCTCTAAGGGTTACATGGGATATCAACTTGCCATAGATATTCAAACTCTACAACAAGAGGGATTCTTGAGATGGAAATTAAATATAGGATTGTTCTAAATAGGAGATCCCATTAATATGTTGATATTTGAAGGGCAATGTGGTTAATTTGTAGAACATTAAAAAACAATACAATTCacaaaataatttcaaaaaagaaaaagaatagacaTTAGTTGACTCACACAAACTGCATAAAATTGTTAAATACAGATACTTAGTTACAACTTTGAGTAGCATCTAGTTTGacgggtctttaaatcatggaATGTGTGTTGGGAGAATAGTCCCACATTAGTTATCCTTGAGACCTTCTATCCTCTTATAGACCTGTGAGTCATTCAAGCCAATAGTTTGAGCTTTTGGGTTGAATACTTGCGTGGTATCAGAGGAGGTTTTCTCCAATACTAAACCTAGACCAAGGACAAAGGGtgttaaatggttcaatttggttCATTGTAGAGTAAAATAGGTAGAAACCATTATTAAAGcgtttttaattgtttttaattgttttattcATATCATTATTGCTCTTATTAGCTGCCATGCTAGGGAGGGGGGGTGACCAGACAAAGATCTCTTGACCTTTATATtatataactctctctctctctctctctctctggaaaaTGTAATATATACTTTATGGGAAAAATTTGGGCATACGACTGGGCTGCCTAGACTATGTCACTCTCTCTTCCCCCACCCTATTGAAAAGACGACTATGCCTATGTGTGTCCTGCAATGCCTTTGGTTAGAACTGCTAGCTTTAGGAAAATTAGTGGTATGCTCAACCTCTATCCATATTATAAACTTTCTCACATACATGTTCTTGCATATTAAATACATCATAGTATTACACAATCTTTCATttactatattattatataaactCGTAGATAATCAATTTAAAAGGTATATTGGCAGTTTAAACTTAAAAATCATTATCAAATTGTTCATTAAATAGTTTAATTATTCAAaagttgagaaattttttttcgaCAATGTAATTTCGATAAATAATTTTGGTTTGAACTTGATACCCTTACCATGAACCCTCTTTGTTAGATGGTGAAAGAATGAATTTTTTCTGAATATTTCATAAGGAAAAGATTCTCTTAGCCTAATACATACATTGCACCTCGTCATatgtattattatttaaaatttttttttcaaaatagagaaataatgattaaaaaaaaaaaaaaaagtgaaaaagtgTAGTGTATCTTACCTTTCCCTACTTCACATTATTGAAGAAAAGCAAATTGCACATAAGGACACCTATTGAATGAATTATGTAAGTGATGATTGAAAAGTCAGCAGCAGTTGTG
This genomic stretch from Macadamia integrifolia cultivar HAES 741 chromosome 2, SCU_Mint_v3, whole genome shotgun sequence harbors:
- the LOC122061024 gene encoding uncharacterized protein LOC122061024, which gives rise to MRLDLLVFLMLFLLVEVQGIRVLQQEFSSAGHQIFHEENERSLKKESDGVGKAVAVLCRDGHCSGRSRKLIENSSTSSTSTYSKSVKNSGGGTKMEPTPKHGHLLSDEGLDGTNKENFSVESSPAASGQGKMAPEHHPDIIDITRMDYSPAKRKPPIHN